The Triticum aestivum cultivar Chinese Spring chromosome 5A, IWGSC CS RefSeq v2.1, whole genome shotgun sequence genomic sequence CCAGCCATCGCACTATAAAAATAGGATAGGTTCGATCTATGGTCATTGAGGGCCTCCTAAAAGGATCTACTAAATTCATTGAGTTGTTCTAAAGAATCAAAATGGTCGGTTATTAATGGAATTCCTTGTCGGCTTTCCGTGAAATACTCGTTTGGCCTAGGACTTCCAAACACGTCATAAGCTAAACCCGTACTGACAAATAACCAACCCGCAATGAATAGGGAAGGTATAGTAATGCTATGAATAACCCTGGTGATAATATCAGCAAAAGAACGTTCTCCCGATCTTCCAGACATGCTGAACTCCCAAAATTTTTGTACATTCAAAAAAGGAATTGATTCCGTAAAAGATGGGATCAACCAGTAAATAGAAAATTACTGATATTTCATCCTTGTGAGATTGTCAATTTTGTACCAAAGGTGTATTTTGAGTATACCGAATTAGTATAGCTATCCTTCCTATGGCACAGCAATCTGGTTTTGCCTGGTTCCGAAACATAATTACTTTTTTTTGTCTATAAGTAAGCTATATGTTACTCAAGGCATCAATAGAAAACCCCATTTTTGTATGTTCTACTTACTTTTCATTGGCTTTGGAATAATAGAGTAATTCGGAATAGCAGCCAAAATCTTGGGAAAATCTAAGTTAATGATCAATAGGTTTGGATAAATAATTTAGGAAGGATATTCTCATACTGACACAATACAAGGACAAGTATATGTGAAATCTATCCTTTCATAATTCGTAATTCATCCTTGTATTGTTTGTTGGATTAGGTCTAACTTTCTTGACCAAACTGCGAGCGCGGAACTTTACGAGATGAAATAGGGAAAGACAGAAGATAGAATAGAACTTAAAAGGATAATTGAAGTGACTCGTCTTCGAATCTACTTTGGTTAGAGTtcgaaaaaggaagaaaaataaagtaAATTCAAGGAAGAGCTTTCTTTTTTTTAACAGCCCCTTGGCAGGTCGTCGAATGCTTTTGTTCTCCTCTTATTCCATATGGAATACAATCAGTTAAAATAAGAAGGAATAGGGGAATATTCGATCGTTCACTCCAAAAAGAGGGTCCTATTGAAAAAGAAATTATCCAAAATAGAAAgaagttttttttcaaattcaattgttTATTTATCTCTTATTCAAAAATTTCCCTGAAAATTGAATTTCATTTTTTCATTCAATGGGATTAGATGATCTAGTTCTTAATATTATTACTTTACTGAATTGACAAATTCCACAACAAATCTCTTGATTCGGAATTAGGGACTCATGTATCATCTGATGAATCCACTTTCTTTTACACTTCTGTATCTTACTCTATCTTGTTTTTTAGTATTATCTAAAATAACTGATGAATTATGAATTTTCCATAACTTAGGTAAATGTCATTGTAAGAACCAGTTTCCAAGTATTACTAATTTAACAATTGGTGGTCAGGTAGCCACAAAAGTGCAGAACATAACTGAAGAGTAAAAAGTAGCAGACAATGTGGTTTGTAGCAAGAAAAATATCACATGGGTCGCAGAGGAGGATGGGGTTACCAGAGTTGGAGGTCGGAGACGCCACCATCGCGAGGTAGAGGAGGCTGGTGGCAAGGTGGAGGCAGGGTACCATACTGCTGCACCGCCGCTGCTGATGTGTCGTCGCCGCCACTGTAGCAATTCCCATTCTGAGAAATTCACACCGGCAGGCCTTTGCTGTTGCTCTGCCTATTCACTATAGAGGATTATATGCTTATCTTCTGTACAAATAAGTATCTAACATTGGAATTGCATGCTAAGCCAGAGGAAGACATTGAGACGTGCGAATTCATCATCGAAATCATTGAAACCAAAAATGAACATGGTAACAAAGAGCCGTCAATGCCTCCTTTAACTTCAGATTTTGCTCACCACTTGTACCATGGCGGAACATAACAGAATAAATAGGACAGTTGTTTCTACAACCGTACTTCTAGTTCTTTTGTTTAGGTATTGTTACAGCTCAAGCAGATTGGGATACAACTATTCTAGCCTTTTGTACATAGCACTTCAGAACCAGTCTGTGTGATGTCTAGTGCCAATTATCATAGGTTCAGTAAAGAAAAGGAATTTAACTACCTTCTCAACTCTTAAGAAAGGCCCCATAAGCAATAGCATAATCAACAGTCATCAATTGGATTTCTGTTGTTAGCTGCACCTGCATGACCACAAATGCAGCACATGACTAATTTAAAGTTCAGGCCAAACCATTGAGCATACCTATGGTCATAGTGAGAACTGAGATCTTGAGGTACATCATGTGCGCGTACACCGGCATGCGCACACTGGCCAGTGCATATCCTATGGCAAACCCACCACCCTACAGAGTTAACATGGTGAGTTGCTCCACATTCATTCTTCATTCAGCCTGAAAGTTTTTAAAACCTATTTATGTGGTGCGTATACTGATTTTTGCTGAGAGTACTTGTTGATACATCAAATTGGCAGGAATCAAAATATGAAAATACTTAAAAAAAGAGACATCCATTTATGCAGATCACTAGTATATATATGATGAATAGTAACGTAGGCCCCATCACTATGAATATGATGAATCACTAATATGATGAATATGTTCAAATTGGCTGCAAATGAATATGATGAATCGACCCTATATAGATgctgaatagtaacactatatatatatatatatatatataaccgaaAAAGTTCACCTTGGTTATATTCTAGAATAACACATGATTATATAATGCCTTGAGTTGTACCGTTGCAAATATGGGATATCTATCACAGAAGGGAATGCAACAGATAACTACAGGCTAATCAGAACATTATGTCACAGCGAAAAGACATGCATATTATTGGGGTTCTGTTTCGTTTGGCAATCTCAGAAAATAATTTGGTAAGATTTACCCATAAACATTAACTGGGCAGcaaaaacaaaagtaaaaaatgCTCCTTCCGTGCCAGATTAGCTTATTGTCATAGTGTTACTCAATAGACATGAAATACAAAAAGTGCGCAGTACGACTGAATTTATTCCTAAAAGTATCTTGCCATGAACAGCTGAGTATTGCCTAAAAATGAATGAATCAATCCAAGTGACAATATGATTAATACCAGAAGCATTCTACGAAATGACCAAACAACAGCTATTAATAATTAATCTGAAATCATCATGAGTAGACTCTATAGTAGAACTTACTATTTTGAAGGTTATTATTATGCAACCCAATTTTTTTGCAATGAAATTGGGGAAGAAACTTTTTACTGAAAAAATGAGCCTATCTGAACAAATCTGAGCATCACAAAATTATTATAAGCAGATTTATAGCATCATTTCCATATACAACATATCCACAATCAGATTGGTTGCATATCCTGTCGAAATTTATCCACACACACACGTACATTGACACTGCCATGGGAGGGCTCCTCCGCCTAGCGTCGCGTGCTGGCCCGCCTGCGCGTTGGGGAATCGTCGGATCCGCCCGGATCCAGGCGCAACGAGGGTCACCGGAGGAGCGGTGACGCGAGCTCGGGACGGGCCTCCATGGCGGCCTCCTGGCGGCGGGGTTCGTCTGCGGGGGAGAGAGATGGGTGAGGGagtaggggaggagaggagagagggcggtggcgCAGGGGCTCACCATAGCCGCGGGTGTCCACGGCGGCTACCGTCGCCGTTGCCTCCCTTTGCCCTCGAgtggagcgccgccgcctgcgcgcaCCGGCTGGCCTGCACCTGATCCAGAGGGGAGGAGGGTGCGTGGTGGAGCAGTAGAGGGTGGGTGGTGGCAGCGAGGGTTGAGAGGGAGgagacgggagagagagagaggagaggggaggaggcaaTCGCGGAGGCAAGAGGAGGGGAAAGAGTCCCGAGCGCCCCATCTCCATGCTGCTACAGTAATTCACGCGCAAAAAGCAAAAAGGAGACGTGGCCACGGACGCTAGTTGGGCGCAGGGGCTCATCCTTTATATGTTCAATCATGTGAACCAAAACGTACTATCAACGGGCGTGTTCCCGCGGCCATAGGAACGCGTTCTATATCCTGCTACTACTCCCAGAAAGCACCCACGGCGGAGCTAAACAAGCTTTTGAGAACGGAACAGGCATCGCCCATTTTACCTTTTTTTTCCTTATTGTAAACACTACAAATGTGTGCGCACCCGGATTCGTACCGGCGACCTCCTGGTCGATAGCACGCTGCACCACCACCCCGACCGCCTTCACCTCTAGATCATGATGACAGCCATCCAGTGGCAGAAGATatgagcatcaggaaggatgcatgtCTCAGACTTTAGAGACAAAATGACCCTTATGTTGTGAGGAGGAAtactgcagtggactacaggttccacaccaaagaacaacaagatttttatgaaactatcctgcttgacaagaaggccatagtctgtgatatgaagtggattgatagggaatacattgatgagaatgaagattaCTTTCCAGGTGTACATGAGAGCTTCAGAGCATGTGGTgttgacaagtttgtgggtcagaagctgacaaaatggaatgatgaactcatcgtGCAATTCTACTCCATGGCTCATTTTTATCTAGATGGTAGAATAGTTTGGATGttagagggtacaaggtaccaatcaactgttgatgagtgggcgaagttgataaatgcccctgaagagcatgaagatgacttggatgtctatgccaagaagaagaaagaccacaactctatggctaacatgtacaaggagatcccagataaggCATTGAAAACACATAAGCTTGGGTCTGTACATTGGAAACTCTGAGCCCTCCCCTAGCATCacaccacctttagtcgcggttggtggctccaatcggGACTGACTTAGTCccgattggagccaccaaccgtGACTATAGCTCTGACTTCCCGCCGCATGGCCTGACAAAAATTGACCTTTCCAGCCTGGACTAAAGGCCTCCGCATATATATACAATACTTGAATTTTTTTCAGTTTCTCTCTGCTTCTTCGACCACTACACAGAGGAGATCACCGCCCCTGACGCACCGCctgcctcgacgccgtcgccgcccccgacaCGCCACCCACGCCATCGTCGCCCCTGTTGCGCCGCCCCTCCTCGACCTGCGTGCCATCGCCATCGCCGTCACAGTCGCCGTCACCGACAACTCGCCTCGACCAGccggccgtcgccccgctgtgagcccctgccgccatggccgcccctcCCATCCGGcccgcacacacgcacacatgcatgaacacacacacacattcttattttctgtttttttatttttttatttttttataattttagttatagaaatgttagataaatgtttttttagttttttgtacTTTTAGTTATAGCTAGATAAATGTTAGATATAAAAAAGTTGAGGAATTTTGACATTTGATCCAATGTATAGCAATAAGTATTTGCAAACGTCGCATATTTTAATGTTGTATTTGCAAAAGTTTGTTATGTATTTGTAATTAGTATATGTATGTATACAATGTATTCTCTTAGTCATTTAAgggatttatcaagaatgccccaattatggatgtgcacaagttgatccaattttttcctgatctcatctacatatccttctatatgtcacgttgtctagtactgtcaaagtattgaagaaatccatggcttcataaGAAACAAGCGCATAATGATACGAAgttcttcaaagttgttctggaacggagttcCTAATAGGATAATTCGTTTTTTGGTATGAAGTTCAGCAAAGGTCTTCCAAATAGTGATATTCGGAAGGCTATTGCTGACCTTCGTACCAAAAAgctaattatcctatccgggacttcATTCCAAAACAACTtcggagagcttcgtaccatcatgcgtcTGTTACTTTCTGCTAATGATGAAACCATGATTTTCTTGAATCCTTTTACACTAGACAGCATGACatatatagaagggtagatgagatcaggaaacaTATGGACCATTTTTTGCACATCCGGAATGACGCCATTTTGTTAAACcccttaaaggttaagagaatcTGTTACGATTCTGAATCATGTTCCTAGCCATGGACTAAAGGTTCCTTcatatataagaaatcacaatccaagcATTTTAAAAAAGCTAAATTTGCATAGAATTTGTTCTCGACGTCAACGATTCCcagcccgcatcctcgtcgtcgactcgtcGCGATGACGTACTGCTTCACATGCGCCATGTCCGGGATTGGACTCCGCCGGGGTGGCACTGGGaagtgctaccttcaggggcgcactgaaggaaatatgccctagaggcaataataaagttattatttatttcaatatatcatgataaatgtttattattcatgctagaattgtattatccggaaacataatgtgtgaatacatagacaaactaaacgtcactagtgtgcctctacttgactagctcgttaatcgaagatggttatgtttcctaaccatagacatgtgttgttatttgattaacgggatcacatcattaggagaatgatgtgattgacatgaaccattccattagcttagcacccgatcgtttagtatgttgttattgctttcttcatgacttatacatgctcctatgactatgagattatgcaactcccgtttgccgaaggaacactttgtgtgctaccaaacgtcacaacgtaactgggtgattataaaggagctctacaggtgtctccaaaggtagatgttgggttggcgtatttcgagattaggatttgtcactccgattgtcggagaggtatctctgggccctctcggtaatgcacatcacataagccttgcaagcattgcaactaatgagttagttgcgagatgatgtattacgaaacgagtaaagagacttgccggtaacgatattgaactaggtattgagataccgatgatcaaatctcgggcaagtaacataccgatgacaaagggaacaacgtatgttgttatgcggtctgaccgataaagatcttcatagaatatgtaggagccaatatgagcatccaggttccagtattggttattgaccggagacatgtctcggtcatgtctacattgttctcgaacccgtagggtctgcacgcttaacgttacgatgacattttcattatgagtttatatattttgatgaaccgaagtttttttggtgtcccggatgtgatcacggacatgacgaggagtctcaaaatggtcgagacataaagattgatatattggaagcctatgtttggacatcggaagtgttccgggtgaaatcggcattttaccggagtacgggaggttaccggaacccccctgtaacctaatgggccttaatgggcctagtggaggaagaggagaggaggcctaggggctgccgcgcgcccctcccccccaagtctgaattggacaaggagggggcggcgccccccctttcctttcttccctctcctccttcccccaagtcctaatccaactagggaaaggggggagtcctactcccggtaggagtaggactcctccggcgcgcctcctcctagggccggccgcacccccccttgctcctttatatacgggggcaggggggcacctctagacacacaagttgatcttcaagatcgttctcttagccgtgtgtggtgccccctccaccatagtcctcgataatattgtagtggtgcttaggcgaagccctgcgacagtagaacatcaagatcgtcaccacagcgtcatgctgacggaactcttccccgacactttgctggatcggagtccggggatcgtcatcgagctgaacgcgtgctagaactcggaggtgccgtagtttcggtgcttgatcggtcgggccgtgaagacgtacgactacatcaaccgcattgtcataacgcttccgctgtcagtctacgagggtacgtagacaacactcttccctctcattgctatgcatcaccctgatcttgcgtgtgcgtaggaaattttttgaaattattacgttacccaacagtggtatcagagcctaggttttatgtgttgatgttatttacacgagtagaacacaagtgagttgtgggcgatataagccatactgcttaccagcatgtcatactttggttcggcggtattgttggatgaagcggcccggaccgacattacgcatacgcttacgtgagactggttctaccgacgtgctttgcacataggtggctggcgggtgtcagtttctccaactttagttgaaccgagtgtggctacgcccggtccttgcgaaggttaaaacagcaccaacttgacaaactatcattgtggttttttatgcgtaggtaagattggttcttgcttaagcccgtagcagccacgtaaaacttgcaacaaacaaagtagaggacgtctaacttgtttttgcagggcatgttgtgatgtgatatggtcaagacatgatgctaagttttattgtatgagatgatcatgttttgtaaccgaggtatcggcaactggcaggagccatatggttgtcgctttattgtatgcaatgcaatcgccctgtaatgctttattttatcactaagcggtagcgatagtcgtagaagcataagattagcgagacgacaacgatgctacgatggagatcaaggtgtcgcgccggtgacgatggtgatcatgacggtgcttcgaagatggagattgcaagcacaagatgatgatggccatatcatatcacttatattgattgcatgtgatgtttatcttttatgcatcttatcttgctttgattgacggtagcattttaagatgatctctcacta encodes the following:
- the LOC123105992 gene encoding uncharacterized protein, which codes for MPVYAHMMYLKISVLTMTIGRATAKACRCEFLRMGIATVAATTHQQRRCSSMVPCLHLATSLLYLAMVASPTSNSGIQDLAGLGQPALRVQDPALMSLDSRATCLAYSS